The following are from one region of the Coturnix japonica isolate 7356 chromosome 23, Coturnix japonica 2.1, whole genome shotgun sequence genome:
- the LDLRAP1 gene encoding low density lipoprotein receptor adapter protein 1 isoform X2: MDALRSAGRALLRSPSATKPPWAAGRHHKLPENWTDTRETLLEGVLFSLKYLGMTLVEQPKGEELSAAAVKRIVATAKASGKKLQKVTLKVSPRGIVLNDSGTNELIENVSIYRISYCTADKIHDKVFAYIAQNQLNENLECHAFLCTKRKMAQAVTLTVAQAFKIAFEFWQASKEEKEKRERSILEGEGVSSPNSAAPACPDAPAATGNLVDLEDPAKLLLTSSENPTHLDNSMFGPSSSVNNNVVWACSVKNKPLRSRHRTDGSRHPECRNALVCRLE, from the exons ATGGACGCGCTGCGCTCGGCGGGTCGCGCTCTGCTGCGCAGCCCCAGCGCCACCAAACCGCCCTGGGCCGCCGGCCGCCATCACA AGCTCCCGGAGAACTGGACCGATACCCGAGAGACGCTGCTGGAAGGGGTGCTGTTCAGCCTCAAGTACCTGGGCATGACGCTGGTGGAGCAGCCGAAGGGTGAGgagctgtctgctgctgctgtcaaaaGGATCGTGGCCACC gcaaaagcaagtggaaagaaactgcagaaagttACACTGAAAGTGTCGCCCAGAGGGATTGTGCTAAATGACAGTGGAACTAACGAGCTGATTGAGAACGTCTCCATATACAG GATATCCTACTGCACGGCAGACAAGATCCACGATAAAGTGTTTGCCTACATTGCCCAGAACCAGCTCAATGAGAACCTGGAGTGCCATGCCTTCCTTTGTACCAAACGGAAAATG GCCCAGGCAGTCACCCTCACTGTAGCTCAGGCATTCAAAATAGCATTTGAGTTCTGGCAAGCCTCCAAGGAAG agaaggagaaacGGGAAAGGTCCATCTTGGAAGGAGAAGGGGTGAGCAGCCCAAACTCAGCTGCCCCTGCTTGCCCTGATGCAC ctgcagccacagggaaCTTGGTGGATTTAGAAGATCCTGCCAAATTGCTCCTCACCAGCAGTGAAAACCCCACACATTTAGATAACAGCATGTTTGGGCCCAGCTCCTCTGTAAATAACAACGTGGTGTGG GCTTGCTCAGTCAAGAACAAACCCTTACGTTCTCGACACAGGACTGACGGCTCAAGACATCCAGAGTGCAGAAATGCTCTCGTCTGTAGATTGGAATAA
- the RHCE gene encoding blood group Rh(CE) polypeptide isoform X1, with protein sequence MPAAYRSFRCSVPWLILSLEAAFIVLFYFLFSDVGAGIHYAALQDVSHVLVFGFGFFLMFLKRYSFSSVGFNLLIIVLGVQCSILMENVPVLLSDRTLEGSLSSIVQAAMSMVAVVISIGAVLGMINPMQSIVMTIVEIIVFCMSRWINENILEVSYHVSMMHVHLFGAYFGLAVSSRFSEPSPRSDKNASTSQSDLLAMLGTLFLWVFWPSFNSILALEKNKAILNTCLALAVSAVTAFALSGLTTKDGKFRMSHIHRAAMAGGVTIGYAASSINYPWIAMILGLLASVISILGSFCLQSCFNPPLKIHDASGVHFTFGLPAVLGALAQVVFFVMEIQTTLPSIGYQVILNIGAFCFTISTALIAGLITGLILNLKLLKPTPVSKYFDDQMYWEFPHLAVGF encoded by the exons ATGCCTGCTGCTTACCGCAGCTTTCGATGCAGTGTGCCATGGCTGATCCTCTCTCTGGAAGCTGCCTTCATCGTCCTCTTTTACTTCTTGTTCTCAGATGTGGGTGCAGGAATTCATTATGCAG ccctgcaggatgTCAGCCACGTGCTGGTTTTTGGCTTTGgctttttcctgatgtttttgAAGCGATACAGTTTTAGCAGCGTGGGATTCAACCTCCTGATCATCGTCCTTGGTGTCCAGTGCTCCATCCTGATGGAAAATGTACCAGTTCTCCTgagtgacagaacactggaaggCAGCCTGAGCAG CATAGTGCAAGCTGCTATGAGCATGGTTGCTGTGGTCATCTCCATTGGAGCTGTTCTTGGGATGATTAATCCCATGCAATCAATTGTGATGACAATTGTAGAGATCATAGTTTTCTGTATGAGCAGATGGATCAACGAGAACATCCTGGAG GTTTCATACCACGTGAGCATGATGCACGTTCACTTGTTTGGGGCATACTTTGGTCTGGCTGTATCCTCACGTTTCTCTGAGCCATCACCAAGGTCTGACAAGAATGCAAGTACTTCACAATCGGACTTGTTGGCAATGTTGG GCACTCTCTTTCTCTGGGTGTTCTGGCCAAGCTTCAATTCTATACTGGCActggaaaagaataaagcaatCCTCAACACCTGCTTAGCACTTGCAGTGAGCGCCGTAACTGCCTTTGCCTTGTCTGGTCTGACCACAAAGGATGGCAAGTTCAGAATG TCCCATATCCACAGGGCAGCAATGGCTGGTGGGGTGACTATTGGTTATGCAGCAAGCAGCATCAACTATCCCTGGATTGCAATGATTTTGGGTCTGCTTGCTAGTGTGATAAGCATATTGGGATCCTTCTGTTTACAG aGTTGCTTCAACCCTCCTCTCAAGATTCACGATGCATCTGGAGTTCATTTCACGTTTGGTTTGCCTGCTGTGCTTGGAGCTCTTGCccaggttgttttctttgtaatggAAATCCAGACTACGTTACCGAG cattgGTTACCAGGTCATATTGAACATCGGGGCTTTCTGTTTCACCATCAGCACTGCCTTGATTGCAGGCCTTATTACAG GTTTAATCCTAAACCTCAAACTGTTGAAGCCCACCCCTGTCTCCAAGTACTTTGACGACCAGATGTACTGGGAG TTTCCTCATTTGGCTGTTGGATTTTGA
- the LDLRAP1 gene encoding low density lipoprotein receptor adapter protein 1 isoform X1, with product MDALRSAGRALLRSPSATKPPWAAGRHHKLPENWTDTRETLLEGVLFSLKYLGMTLVEQPKGEELSAAAVKRIVATAKASGKKLQKVTLKVSPRGIVLNDSGTNELIENVSIYRISYCTADKIHDKVFAYIAQNQLNENLECHAFLCTKRKMAQAVTLTVAQAFKIAFEFWQASKEEKEKRERSILEGEGVSSPNSAAPACPDAPAATGNLVDLEDPAKLLLTSSENPTHLDNSMFGPSSSVNNNVVWEMDDDLDEAFSRLAQSRTNPYVLDTGLTAQDIQSAEMLSSVDWNKIDSNTGEKDDLFMF from the exons ATGGACGCGCTGCGCTCGGCGGGTCGCGCTCTGCTGCGCAGCCCCAGCGCCACCAAACCGCCCTGGGCCGCCGGCCGCCATCACA AGCTCCCGGAGAACTGGACCGATACCCGAGAGACGCTGCTGGAAGGGGTGCTGTTCAGCCTCAAGTACCTGGGCATGACGCTGGTGGAGCAGCCGAAGGGTGAGgagctgtctgctgctgctgtcaaaaGGATCGTGGCCACC gcaaaagcaagtggaaagaaactgcagaaagttACACTGAAAGTGTCGCCCAGAGGGATTGTGCTAAATGACAGTGGAACTAACGAGCTGATTGAGAACGTCTCCATATACAG GATATCCTACTGCACGGCAGACAAGATCCACGATAAAGTGTTTGCCTACATTGCCCAGAACCAGCTCAATGAGAACCTGGAGTGCCATGCCTTCCTTTGTACCAAACGGAAAATG GCCCAGGCAGTCACCCTCACTGTAGCTCAGGCATTCAAAATAGCATTTGAGTTCTGGCAAGCCTCCAAGGAAG agaaggagaaacGGGAAAGGTCCATCTTGGAAGGAGAAGGGGTGAGCAGCCCAAACTCAGCTGCCCCTGCTTGCCCTGATGCAC ctgcagccacagggaaCTTGGTGGATTTAGAAGATCCTGCCAAATTGCTCCTCACCAGCAGTGAAAACCCCACACATTTAGATAACAGCATGTTTGGGCCCAGCTCCTCTGTAAATAACAACGTGGTGTGG gaaatggatgaTGATCTCGACGAGGCATTTTCAAG GCTTGCTCAGTCAAGAACAAACCCTTACGTTCTCGACACAGGACTGACGGCTCAAGACATCCAGAGTGCAGAAATGCTCTCGTCTGTAGATTGGAATAAAATAGATTCAAATACAGGCGAGAAAGATGACCTGTTCATGTTCTGA
- the MACO1 gene encoding macoilin isoform X2, giving the protein MSALHPDTMAVLCCQHVCVGTVCLAHSIGYPVVSLGFGFKSYVSYKMRLRKQKEVQKENEFYMQLLQQALPPEQQMLQRQEREAEEAKGLSEMDSSMLLQHNGGIPANKKLSATLPELEYREKGKEKDKDAKKHNLGINNNILQPVDSKIQEIEYMENHINSKRLNNDLVGSTENLLKEDSCTASSKNYKNVSGVVNSSPRSHSATNGSIPSASTKNEKKQKCPSKSPSAHKDLMENCIPNNQLSKPDALVRLEQDIKKLKADLQASRQIEQELRSQISSLSNTERGIRSEIGQLRQENELLQNKLHNAVQMKQKDKQMISQLEKKLKAEQEARAFVEKQLMEEKKRKKLEEATAARAVAFAAATRGECTETLRNRIRELETECKKLTIDIKLKEDQIRELEMKVQELRKYKENEKDTEVLMSALSAMQDKTQHLENSLSAETRIKLDLFSALGDAKRQLEIAQGQIIQKDQEIKELKQKIAEVMAVMPSITYTAATSTLSPVSPHYSSKFVETSPSGLDPNASVYQPMKK; this is encoded by the exons ATGTCTGCTCTTCATCCCGATACAATGGCTGTTCTTTGCTGCCAGCACGTATGTGTGGGTACAGTATGTCTGGCACACAG caTTGGTTACCCTGTCGTCAGTTTGGGCTTTGGCTTTAAAAGCTACGTCAGCTACAAAATGCgtttaagaaaacagaaagaagtgcAGAAAGAGAACGAGTTCTacatgcagctcctgcagcaagcACTGCCCCCggagcagcagatgctgcagcgACAGGAGAGGGAGGCAGAGGAAG CCAAAGGTTTATCTGAGATGGATTCCTCGATGCTTTTGCAGCACAATGGAGGCATTCCAGCAAATAAGAAGTTATCTGCAACATTACCAGAGCTGGAATatagagaaaaagggaaagaaaaggacaaggATGCTAAGAAACACAACCTTGGAATCAATAACAACATATTGCAACCTGTAGACTCTAAAATACAAGAGATCGAATATATGGAAAACCATATCAATAGTAAAAGGTTAAATAACGACCTTGTAGGAAGTACAGAAAACCTCTTAAAGGAGGACTCATGCACTGCCTCGTCCAAAAACTACAAAAATGTCAGTGGGGTTGTGAACTCCTCCCCCCGCAGCCACAGTGCGACCAATGGGAGCATCCCTTCAGCATCCACtaagaatgagaagaaacagaagtgtcCGAGCAAGAGCCCGAGCGCACATAAGGACTTAATGGAGAACTGTATTCCCAATAACCAGCTCAGCAAACCAGATGCGTTGGTGAG GTTGGAACAAGACATTAAAAAGTTAAAGGCTGACCTGCAAGCAAGCAGGCAGATCGAGCAGGAGCTGCGCAGCCAGATCAGCTCTTTGAGTAACACAGAGCGGGGAATTCGGTCTGAGATCGGACAGCTCCGGCAGGAAAACGAACTGCTCCAGAACAA ATTGCACAATGCTgtacaaatgaaacaaaaagacaagCAGATGATCAGCCAGCtggagaagaaactgaaggCAGAGCAAGAGGCAAGAGCCTTCGTAGAAAAACAGCtcatggaagaaaagaagagaaagaagttgGAAGAAGCCACCGCTGCACGTGCTgttgcatttgctgctgctaCAAG AGGAGAATGTACCGAAACTTTAAGGAATCGAATCCGAGAGCTGGAGACAGAGTGCAAGAAGCTGACCATTGACATCAAGCTGAAAGAAGATCAGATACGAGAGCTAGAAATGAAAGTTCAG GAACTGAGGAAGTACAAGGAAAACGAGAAGGATACGGAGGTGTTGATGTCAGCACTTTCAGCCATGCAGGATAAAACACAGCACTTAGAGAACAGCCTGAGCGCAGAGACACGGATCAAGCTGGATCTTTTCTCTGCATTAGGAGATGCAAAACGGCAGCTCGAGATTGCCCAAG GGCAAATCATTCAGAAAGATCAGGAAATCAAGGAGCTAAAACAGAAGATTGCCGAAGTGATGGCGGTGATGCCCAGCATAACCTACACCGCAGCCACCAGCACGCTGAGCCCCGTTTCCCCACATTATTCTTCCAAATTTGTGGAGACCAGCCCTTCTGGACTTGATCCCAACGCCTCCGTTTATCAGCCCATGAAGAAATGA
- the RHCE gene encoding blood group Rh(CE) polypeptide isoform X2 yields the protein MFLKRYSFSSVGFNLLIIVLGVQCSILMENVPVLLSDRTLEGSLSSIVQAAMSMVAVVISIGAVLGMINPMQSIVMTIVEIIVFCMSRWINENILEVSYHVSMMHVHLFGAYFGLAVSSRFSEPSPRSDKNASTSQSDLLAMLGTLFLWVFWPSFNSILALEKNKAILNTCLALAVSAVTAFALSGLTTKDGKFRMSHIHRAAMAGGVTIGYAASSINYPWIAMILGLLASVISILGSFCLQSCFNPPLKIHDASGVHFTFGLPAVLGALAQVVFFVMEIQTTLPSIGYQVILNIGAFCFTISTALIAGLITGLILNLKLLKPTPVSKYFDDQMYWEFPHLAVGF from the exons atgtttttgAAGCGATACAGTTTTAGCAGCGTGGGATTCAACCTCCTGATCATCGTCCTTGGTGTCCAGTGCTCCATCCTGATGGAAAATGTACCAGTTCTCCTgagtgacagaacactggaaggCAGCCTGAGCAG CATAGTGCAAGCTGCTATGAGCATGGTTGCTGTGGTCATCTCCATTGGAGCTGTTCTTGGGATGATTAATCCCATGCAATCAATTGTGATGACAATTGTAGAGATCATAGTTTTCTGTATGAGCAGATGGATCAACGAGAACATCCTGGAG GTTTCATACCACGTGAGCATGATGCACGTTCACTTGTTTGGGGCATACTTTGGTCTGGCTGTATCCTCACGTTTCTCTGAGCCATCACCAAGGTCTGACAAGAATGCAAGTACTTCACAATCGGACTTGTTGGCAATGTTGG GCACTCTCTTTCTCTGGGTGTTCTGGCCAAGCTTCAATTCTATACTGGCActggaaaagaataaagcaatCCTCAACACCTGCTTAGCACTTGCAGTGAGCGCCGTAACTGCCTTTGCCTTGTCTGGTCTGACCACAAAGGATGGCAAGTTCAGAATG TCCCATATCCACAGGGCAGCAATGGCTGGTGGGGTGACTATTGGTTATGCAGCAAGCAGCATCAACTATCCCTGGATTGCAATGATTTTGGGTCTGCTTGCTAGTGTGATAAGCATATTGGGATCCTTCTGTTTACAG aGTTGCTTCAACCCTCCTCTCAAGATTCACGATGCATCTGGAGTTCATTTCACGTTTGGTTTGCCTGCTGTGCTTGGAGCTCTTGCccaggttgttttctttgtaatggAAATCCAGACTACGTTACCGAG cattgGTTACCAGGTCATATTGAACATCGGGGCTTTCTGTTTCACCATCAGCACTGCCTTGATTGCAGGCCTTATTACAG GTTTAATCCTAAACCTCAAACTGTTGAAGCCCACCCCTGTCTCCAAGTACTTTGACGACCAGATGTACTGGGAG TTTCCTCATTTGGCTGTTGGATTTTGA
- the MACO1 gene encoding macoilin isoform X1, which produces MKRRSAECSKLRRPLRRNRIAEGIYGSTFLYLKFLVVWALVLLADFVLEFRFEYLWPFWLFIRSVYDSFRYQGLAFSVFFVCVAFTSNIICLLFIPIQWLFFAASTYVWVQYVWHTERGVCLPTVSLWILFVYIEAAIRFKDLKNFHVDLCRPFAAHCIGYPVVSLGFGFKSYVSYKMRLRKQKEVQKENEFYMQLLQQALPPEQQMLQRQEREAEEAKGLSEMDSSMLLQHNGGIPANKKLSATLPELEYREKGKEKDKDAKKHNLGINNNILQPVDSKIQEIEYMENHINSKRLNNDLVGSTENLLKEDSCTASSKNYKNVSGVVNSSPRSHSATNGSIPSASTKNEKKQKCPSKSPSAHKDLMENCIPNNQLSKPDALVRLEQDIKKLKADLQASRQIEQELRSQISSLSNTERGIRSEIGQLRQENELLQNKLHNAVQMKQKDKQMISQLEKKLKAEQEARAFVEKQLMEEKKRKKLEEATAARAVAFAAATRGECTETLRNRIRELETECKKLTIDIKLKEDQIRELEMKVQELRKYKENEKDTEVLMSALSAMQDKTQHLENSLSAETRIKLDLFSALGDAKRQLEIAQGQIIQKDQEIKELKQKIAEVMAVMPSITYTAATSTLSPVSPHYSSKFVETSPSGLDPNASVYQPMKK; this is translated from the exons ATGAAGCGGCGGAGCGCGGAGTGCAGCAAGTTGAGGAGACCGCTGAGGAGGAACCGCATCGCTGAGGGGATTTACGGCAG tACCTTCCTGTACCTGAAGTTCCTGGTGGTTTGGGCGCTGGTGCTGTTAGCAGACTTTGTCCTGGAGTTCAGATTTGAGTATCTGTGGCCCTTCTGGCTCTTCATCAGGAGCGTTTACGATTCCTTCAGATACCAGGGCTTG gctttttcagtgttttttgtttgtgtggcGTTCACATCAAATATAATATGTCTGCTCTTCATCCCGATACAATGGCTGTTCTTTGCTGCCAGCACGTATGTGTGGGTACAGTATGTCTGGCACACAG AGAGGGGTGTGTGTCTACCAACAGTATCACTGTGGATACTCTTTGTTTATATCGAAGCAGCAATTAGatttaaagatttaaagaacTTCCATGTGGACCTTTGCCGTCCCTTCGCAGCACACTG caTTGGTTACCCTGTCGTCAGTTTGGGCTTTGGCTTTAAAAGCTACGTCAGCTACAAAATGCgtttaagaaaacagaaagaagtgcAGAAAGAGAACGAGTTCTacatgcagctcctgcagcaagcACTGCCCCCggagcagcagatgctgcagcgACAGGAGAGGGAGGCAGAGGAAG CCAAAGGTTTATCTGAGATGGATTCCTCGATGCTTTTGCAGCACAATGGAGGCATTCCAGCAAATAAGAAGTTATCTGCAACATTACCAGAGCTGGAATatagagaaaaagggaaagaaaaggacaaggATGCTAAGAAACACAACCTTGGAATCAATAACAACATATTGCAACCTGTAGACTCTAAAATACAAGAGATCGAATATATGGAAAACCATATCAATAGTAAAAGGTTAAATAACGACCTTGTAGGAAGTACAGAAAACCTCTTAAAGGAGGACTCATGCACTGCCTCGTCCAAAAACTACAAAAATGTCAGTGGGGTTGTGAACTCCTCCCCCCGCAGCCACAGTGCGACCAATGGGAGCATCCCTTCAGCATCCACtaagaatgagaagaaacagaagtgtcCGAGCAAGAGCCCGAGCGCACATAAGGACTTAATGGAGAACTGTATTCCCAATAACCAGCTCAGCAAACCAGATGCGTTGGTGAG GTTGGAACAAGACATTAAAAAGTTAAAGGCTGACCTGCAAGCAAGCAGGCAGATCGAGCAGGAGCTGCGCAGCCAGATCAGCTCTTTGAGTAACACAGAGCGGGGAATTCGGTCTGAGATCGGACAGCTCCGGCAGGAAAACGAACTGCTCCAGAACAA ATTGCACAATGCTgtacaaatgaaacaaaaagacaagCAGATGATCAGCCAGCtggagaagaaactgaaggCAGAGCAAGAGGCAAGAGCCTTCGTAGAAAAACAGCtcatggaagaaaagaagagaaagaagttgGAAGAAGCCACCGCTGCACGTGCTgttgcatttgctgctgctaCAAG AGGAGAATGTACCGAAACTTTAAGGAATCGAATCCGAGAGCTGGAGACAGAGTGCAAGAAGCTGACCATTGACATCAAGCTGAAAGAAGATCAGATACGAGAGCTAGAAATGAAAGTTCAG GAACTGAGGAAGTACAAGGAAAACGAGAAGGATACGGAGGTGTTGATGTCAGCACTTTCAGCCATGCAGGATAAAACACAGCACTTAGAGAACAGCCTGAGCGCAGAGACACGGATCAAGCTGGATCTTTTCTCTGCATTAGGAGATGCAAAACGGCAGCTCGAGATTGCCCAAG GGCAAATCATTCAGAAAGATCAGGAAATCAAGGAGCTAAAACAGAAGATTGCCGAAGTGATGGCGGTGATGCCCAGCATAACCTACACCGCAGCCACCAGCACGCTGAGCCCCGTTTCCCCACATTATTCTTCCAAATTTGTGGAGACCAGCCCTTCTGGACTTGATCCCAACGCCTCCGTTTATCAGCCCATGAAGAAATGA